The following proteins are encoded in a genomic region of Sorangiineae bacterium MSr12523:
- the argH gene encoding argininosuccinate lyase, producing MSQPNDPGNSSSAGTGRIARPVPVSIRRIVFGETADAAIDTELPHVVQVDRAHLIMLAEAGLITRAHAKALLDGLDELRAQAFAPLRGQPAARGLFLLYERHLCDQLGMDTGGILQTGRSRNDLGATTLRLRLRAPFVGLLREALRLQAVLLVRARRFADVVMPAYTHFQAALPITYGHYLAGVATALARDIDAVLEAGDDLNRCPLGGGAVGGTSLPIRPERTAELLGFTEPVFHSIDAVASRHVVLRLLSAASMLGVTLSRIAGDLLTWTTVEFGFLSLPDHLVGSSSMMPQKRNPYLLEHVQGRSAQALGAFVSSATSMHAKPFTNSISVGTEAVAPVWGAVKAVGEAAQILRWMVRGAKPEAEAMRRRAEEGYTAATELANRLVVDAHMPFRSAHHAVGSLINDAIERGGEPLEQAAQRWQAASNLRVAISGLDVVRVAHASSFGGGPGPASIEHCTEVLSSAWTRQRSAVRALARGWREGEERLERAAADVQSQKRRNER from the coding sequence ATGAGTCAGCCTAACGACCCCGGCAACTCGAGCAGCGCCGGTACCGGCCGGATCGCGCGACCGGTACCCGTGTCCATCCGGCGCATCGTGTTCGGCGAGACGGCCGATGCGGCGATCGACACCGAGCTCCCGCACGTCGTGCAGGTGGACCGCGCGCATCTGATCATGCTCGCGGAGGCCGGCCTCATCACGCGGGCGCACGCCAAAGCGCTGCTCGATGGTCTCGACGAACTGCGCGCGCAGGCCTTTGCGCCGCTTCGCGGGCAGCCGGCGGCGCGTGGGCTTTTCCTCTTGTACGAGCGCCACCTCTGCGATCAGCTGGGCATGGACACGGGCGGCATCCTGCAGACGGGTCGCTCGCGCAACGATTTGGGCGCGACCACGTTGCGGTTGCGCCTTCGTGCGCCGTTCGTGGGACTCTTGCGGGAAGCGCTGCGGCTGCAAGCCGTGCTGCTCGTCCGGGCACGGCGTTTCGCGGACGTGGTGATGCCGGCGTACACGCATTTCCAGGCTGCGCTCCCGATTACGTACGGGCACTACCTCGCGGGTGTGGCCACGGCGCTCGCGCGGGACATCGACGCGGTGCTCGAGGCCGGGGACGACTTGAATCGATGCCCGCTCGGCGGCGGAGCGGTGGGCGGTACGTCGCTGCCCATTCGGCCGGAGCGCACCGCGGAGCTGCTCGGCTTCACCGAGCCGGTGTTTCACTCCATCGATGCCGTGGCCTCGCGCCACGTCGTCCTGCGGCTCCTCTCGGCGGCCTCGATGCTCGGCGTCACCCTGAGCCGCATCGCCGGCGACCTGTTGACGTGGACGACCGTGGAGTTCGGCTTCCTGAGCCTGCCCGATCACCTCGTCGGCTCAAGCTCGATGATGCCGCAAAAGCGCAACCCGTACCTGCTCGAGCACGTGCAAGGCCGCAGCGCGCAGGCGCTGGGCGCGTTCGTCAGCTCGGCGACATCGATGCATGCCAAGCCGTTCACGAACTCGATTTCGGTCGGCACCGAGGCCGTTGCGCCGGTGTGGGGCGCGGTGAAGGCCGTGGGCGAGGCGGCGCAGATCCTTCGCTGGATGGTGCGTGGCGCAAAGCCCGAGGCCGAAGCCATGCGGCGGCGCGCCGAGGAGGGTTACACGGCGGCCACGGAGCTCGCCAATCGGCTGGTGGTCGACGCTCACATGCCGTTTCGCAGCGCTCACCATGCCGTAGGATCGCTGATCAACGACGCCATCGAGCGCGGCGGGGAGCCGCTCGAGCAGGCGGCGCAGCGCTGGCAAGCCGCGTCGAATCTGCGCGTGGCGATTTCGGGGCTCGATGTCGTCCGCGTGGCCCACGCCTCGTCGTTCGGCGGCGGGCCTGGGCCGGCCTCGATCGAGCATTGCACCGAGGTGCTCTCGTCGGCGTGGACTCGGCAGCGAAGCGCTGTTCGGGCGCTGGCGCGAGGGTGGAGGGAAGGGGAGGAGCGCCTCGAGCGCGCGGCGGCGGACGTTCAAAGTCAGAAGAGAAGGAACGAACGATGA